From the Elusimicrobiota bacterium genome, one window contains:
- the murJ gene encoding murein biosynthesis integral membrane protein MurJ — MSTNLKIAKASLILAVMSILGNLLSMSKEMLVASHFGVTKAMDAFGSALTVPNYLFNFTFSPFNVIFIPLFIKYKLQDVEEANRITSIAVNYILLFVLFATVVIFMFSSGIIKYGFPGFDYETSVLATKILRIVIVTTVFTGLISVLTGVLNSYGRFLWPAFSQMFITISIILFILFFAKQWGVYVFAWGLLVGLVVQFVFLIPFAKRQGYKYYFDFRWNHPEIKKILKLLVILLFLAILSGINPFINRTMASWLPAGSIAALNYADKLVQVPSIILLGSISTAVYPFLATQISENKIEDMKNTFATSIKMMGFIFIPLAIIMIILAKPTIQVLYQRGAFNSQATDLTSKILICYTIQLFSGYAMVMMQRLFFIYQDMLTLFKVIIVNTIANIILNLIFIKVINPPAAGIALSSSVGCLVTTFLYFFYLKKRLSYLHGVSILKSLSKITFLAILSGVIIFIIFQKLNGFIITSPITFALFSRTFIIQTMKIVASALIGVVAFIVMSLLLKIEEADKICNLVKIKLQNILKIGYNKV, encoded by the coding sequence TTGAGCACTAACTTAAAAATTGCTAAGGCATCCTTAATACTCGCTGTTATGAGTATTTTGGGAAATTTATTGAGTATGAGCAAGGAAATGCTCGTAGCCAGCCATTTTGGTGTAACTAAAGCAATGGATGCTTTTGGTTCTGCCCTTACAGTGCCTAATTATCTGTTTAATTTTACCTTTTCACCTTTTAATGTTATTTTTATCCCGCTATTTATTAAATATAAGCTTCAGGATGTTGAAGAAGCGAATAGAATTACAAGTATTGCAGTAAATTATATTCTTCTTTTCGTTTTATTTGCAACTGTAGTTATATTTATGTTTTCATCCGGGATCATTAAATATGGTTTTCCTGGATTTGATTATGAGACCAGTGTTTTAGCTACAAAAATATTACGGATAGTCATTGTAACTACTGTTTTTACAGGATTGATAAGTGTATTGACCGGAGTGCTTAATTCATATGGACGTTTTTTGTGGCCCGCATTTTCACAGATGTTCATTACAATAAGTATCATATTATTTATTTTATTTTTTGCAAAACAATGGGGAGTTTATGTGTTTGCATGGGGATTACTTGTTGGCTTAGTTGTTCAATTTGTTTTTCTAATTCCATTTGCTAAGCGACAAGGATATAAGTATTATTTTGATTTTAGATGGAACCATCCGGAAATTAAAAAAATATTAAAACTCCTTGTTATTCTTCTTTTTTTGGCAATTCTTTCCGGAATAAATCCGTTTATTAACAGGACAATGGCGTCATGGTTACCTGCAGGTAGTATTGCGGCACTTAATTATGCAGATAAATTAGTTCAGGTTCCTTCTATCATCCTGTTGGGTTCTATATCTACGGCAGTCTATCCTTTTCTTGCAACCCAGATTAGTGAAAATAAAATTGAAGACATGAAAAATACTTTTGCAACAAGTATAAAAATGATGGGATTTATATTTATTCCGTTAGCTATAATTATGATTATTCTTGCTAAACCCACAATACAAGTTTTATATCAGAGGGGTGCATTTAATTCCCAAGCAACGGATTTAACATCCAAAATATTAATCTGTTATACAATTCAACTTTTTTCGGGTTATGCAATGGTTATGATGCAAAGACTATTTTTTATCTATCAAGATATGTTAACTCTTTTTAAGGTAATTATTGTAAACACAATAGCAAACATTATTTTAAATTTAATTTTTATAAAAGTAATTAATCCACCAGCTGCAGGAATTGCTCTTTCTTCATCAGTAGGATGTCTTGTTACCACTTTTCTTTACTTCTTTTATTTAAAAAAGAGACTGAGTTATCTTCATGGCGTATCTATACTTAAGTCACTAAGTAAAATAACTTTTCTCGCTATATTATCCGGAGTAATAATATTTATAATATTTCAAAAATTAAATGGTTTTATTATTACATCACCAATCACATTTGCACTATTCTCTAGAACCTTTATTATTCAAACTATGAAGATTGTTGCTTCAGCATTAATAGGAGTAGTTGCTTTTATAGTAATGTCCTTATTGTTAAAGATTGAAGAAGCAGATAAAATATGTAATTTAGTGAAAATTAAATTGCAAAATATATTAAAAATAGGTTATAATAAGGTATAA
- a CDS encoding kinase has product MIITRTPHRISFFGGGTDYPSWYLKHGGKVLGTAIDKYCYLTVRELPPFFIHKHRIVYSMIENVNTLDEINHPSVREILKYLNCSSGLSVHHDSDIPARSGMGSSSAFTVGLLKAMYAMESKIISKNDLFKIAIHIEQDLIKENVGSQDQVFASCGGFNKIDFLQNGEIMVCPVIMSKESLSLFESKFMIFFTGIARNASDIAKDQIENVHKNEKELYQMGKLVDDAYNVVTSDKTDFSDFGRLLNETWKLKRGLSTKISNNFIDEIYETALKNGALGGKLLGAGGGGFMLFYVEPENQSKLRKTLNKMLNIPFEFDFSGSEIIFYKPYSEHILRKNK; this is encoded by the coding sequence ATGATAATAACGAGAACGCCTCATAGAATATCTTTTTTTGGTGGAGGTACTGATTATCCTTCTTGGTATTTAAAGCATGGTGGGAAAGTCCTCGGTACTGCAATTGATAAATATTGTTATTTGACTGTAAGAGAGTTGCCGCCATTTTTTATACATAAACACAGGATAGTATATTCTATGATAGAGAATGTTAATACTCTTGATGAAATAAATCATCCTTCGGTAAGAGAAATATTAAAATATTTGAACTGCTCATCTGGTTTATCAGTTCACCATGATAGTGATATTCCAGCAAGATCTGGTATGGGGTCTAGTTCTGCCTTTACAGTTGGTTTGTTAAAAGCAATGTATGCTATGGAAAGTAAAATAATATCGAAAAATGATTTGTTTAAAATTGCTATTCATATAGAGCAGGATTTGATAAAAGAGAATGTTGGTTCACAAGACCAGGTTTTTGCATCTTGTGGAGGGTTTAATAAAATTGATTTTTTACAAAATGGTGAAATAATGGTTTGCCCTGTTATTATGTCAAAAGAAAGTTTGTCATTGTTCGAAAGTAAATTTATGATTTTTTTTACGGGTATAGCTAGAAATGCTTCTGATATTGCAAAGGACCAAATAGAAAATGTCCATAAAAATGAGAAAGAACTTTATCAAATGGGAAAATTAGTAGATGATGCTTACAATGTAGTAACATCTGATAAAACAGATTTTTCGGATTTTGGTAGACTTCTTAATGAAACATGGAAATTAAAACGAGGTCTATCAACAAAAATAAGTAACAATTTTATAGATGAAATATATGAAACAGCATTGAAAAATGGGGCTTTAGGTGGAAAGTTATTGGGTGCAGGTGGCGGGGGATTTATGCTATTTTATGTTGAACCTGAAAACCAATCTAAATTAAGAAAAACGTTAAATAAAATGTTAAACATACCTTTTGAATTTGATTTTTCCGGGTCAGAAATAATATTTTATAAGCCATATTCCGAACATATATTGAGGAAAAACAAGTGA
- a CDS encoding UxaA family hydrolase, whose protein sequence is MKESNILEKTAIVMSNIDNVAVSKKDIKKETIIRYLGKEIKIFNFIPKGHRFALVDIKKGELVKQYGYPFGISNGIKKGQIINGHNISNYVTNYETGISKILRNKKGIYKKDTDSNQIINKTFLGYRRSNGMVGTRNFYLVLPTSLCSSDVAFKIAHSLDDDNLLKSKYRNIDGIVAAAHTEGCGCSSGEIIDRLLLTLKNTIIHPNVCGVLIVDLGCEKTNCKVIYKYLGKLTQYGKPVDYISIQDLGGTGKAFNKGRIIVLNRLKKANSIKRERISIKHLIIGTKCGASDSFSGITANPVIGSTVDKIIMAGGSAIMSETPEMMGAELSLIKRMVSDKIIKKFVEGVRYYKTLAKKLNVSIAGNFVPGNEKGGLINSTLKSLGAILKGGNTPIVDFLDYAEHIRYKGLSLMNGPGNDLESLTGMVASGANMILFSTGMGATEGNLIVPVIKIPSRTEIYRKVKEDMDFNAGRLLDENISLDKLSYELLDLVINVSSGQKSRSEFWQKRSFQIWTAGKLSL, encoded by the coding sequence ATGAAAGAAAGTAATATCCTTGAAAAAACTGCAATTGTTATGTCAAATATCGATAATGTTGCAGTAAGCAAAAAAGATATAAAAAAAGAAACTATAATAAGATATTTAGGTAAAGAGATAAAAATTTTTAATTTCATACCCAAAGGACATCGGTTTGCATTAGTTGATATTAAAAAAGGAGAATTAGTAAAACAATACGGTTATCCATTTGGAATATCCAATGGAATAAAAAAAGGACAAATAATTAATGGTCATAATATTAGCAATTATGTAACTAATTATGAAACAGGAATATCTAAAATTCTAAGAAATAAAAAGGGTATATATAAAAAAGATACAGATAGTAATCAAATAATCAATAAAACATTTTTAGGATATAGAAGAAGTAATGGGATGGTAGGTACCAGAAATTTTTATCTTGTATTACCTACATCTTTATGTTCTAGTGATGTAGCTTTTAAGATTGCCCACAGTTTAGATGACGATAATTTGTTGAAAAGTAAATATAGAAACATAGACGGCATTGTTGCGGCGGCTCATACAGAAGGTTGTGGTTGCAGTAGCGGCGAAATTATAGATAGATTATTGTTGACATTAAAAAATACGATAATTCATCCAAATGTATGCGGAGTGTTAATTGTTGATTTAGGTTGCGAAAAAACAAATTGTAAAGTTATTTATAAATATTTAGGCAAGTTAACACAATATGGAAAACCGGTAGATTATATATCAATTCAAGATTTGGGTGGCACCGGCAAGGCTTTTAATAAGGGTAGAATTATTGTTTTAAATAGACTAAAGAAAGCAAATTCTATAAAACGCGAGAGGATTTCAATAAAACATCTTATTATAGGAACAAAATGTGGTGCTTCCGACTCGTTTTCCGGTATTACAGCTAACCCGGTAATTGGGTCAACTGTTGATAAAATAATTATGGCAGGCGGTTCGGCTATAATGTCAGAAACTCCCGAGATGATGGGCGCAGAATTGAGTTTAATTAAAAGAATGGTTTCTGATAAAATTATTAAAAAATTTGTAGAAGGGGTGAGGTATTACAAAACATTAGCCAAAAAACTCAATGTTTCGATAGCTGGGAATTTTGTTCCAGGCAATGAAAAAGGGGGATTAATAAATTCAACTTTGAAAAGTTTAGGTGCTATTTTAAAGGGTGGAAACACGCCAATTGTAGATTTTTTAGATTATGCCGAACATATAAGATATAAAGGTTTATCTTTAATGAATGGTCCGGGTAATGATTTAGAATCATTGACTGGAATGGTAGCTTCAGGAGCAAATATGATACTTTTTTCAACTGGTATGGGTGCAACGGAAGGGAATTTAATTGTTCCGGTTATTAAAATACCTTCAAGAACAGAAATTTATAGAAAAGTAAAAGAAGATATGGATTTTAATGCTGGTCGTTTATTAGATGAAAATATTTCATTAGATAAACTTAGTTATGAACTGCTTGATTTGGTTATTAATGTTTCTTCAGGTCAAAAAAGTCGTTCTGAGTTTTGGCAGAAAAGGTCGTTTCAGATATGGACAGCTGGAAAGTTATCTTTGTAA
- a CDS encoding DegT/DnrJ/EryC1/StrS family aminotransferase encodes MKYELLCSTFGKEERDAMIKVINSDMFTMGRHVREFEEQFVKYFKMKYAIMVNSGSSANLIATASLFYKKENPLKRGDEVIVPNISWSTTFYPLYQYGLKLKFVDVDLQTLNMDVNELKKAISKKTKMVVAVSILGNPCRFDEIKKICNENNVILFEDNCESMGAKFNGRYTGTFGLVNTFSTFFSHHISTMEGGLILTDNKELYCLAKSLRTHGWTRGLEHNSGLYKKKYDDFFEAYRFILPGYNVRPGELNGAIGKVQLRKLDKFLKIRRANARYFQKLFKNDNRFIIQSETGESSWFCFTMIVNPKSDISREKVLEKLKKANIEHRIITGGCMLRHDVVKYFDYTYTKSENADIAHYNGFFVGNYPFDIKDKIEYLYKTLKNI; translated from the coding sequence GTGAAATACGAGTTGCTTTGCTCAACATTTGGTAAAGAAGAAAGAGATGCGATGATAAAAGTTATTAATAGTGATATGTTTACTATGGGTAGACATGTTCGTGAATTTGAGGAACAATTCGTAAAATACTTTAAAATGAAATATGCAATTATGGTTAATTCCGGTTCATCTGCTAACTTGATAGCAACTGCATCTTTGTTTTATAAAAAGGAAAATCCTTTAAAAAGAGGAGATGAGGTAATAGTTCCGAATATTTCATGGAGTACAACTTTTTATCCGCTTTATCAATACGGGCTAAAACTAAAGTTTGTGGATGTTGATTTGCAGACATTGAATATGGATGTTAATGAGCTTAAAAAAGCAATATCTAAAAAAACTAAAATGGTTGTTGCTGTAAGTATATTAGGCAATCCTTGCCGGTTCGATGAGATTAAGAAAATATGTAATGAAAATAACGTTATTTTGTTTGAAGATAATTGCGAGTCAATGGGTGCTAAATTCAATGGTCGTTATACCGGTACATTTGGCCTTGTAAATACTTTTAGCACGTTTTTTTCTCACCATATATCAACTATGGAAGGGGGATTGATTTTAACTGACAATAAAGAATTATATTGTCTCGCAAAATCTTTAAGAACGCACGGATGGACAAGGGGATTGGAACATAATAGCGGGTTATATAAAAAAAAATATGATGATTTTTTTGAGGCATACAGGTTTATTTTACCAGGATATAACGTTCGTCCCGGCGAACTCAACGGAGCAATAGGAAAAGTACAACTCAGAAAATTGGATAAGTTCTTGAAAATCCGAAGAGCAAATGCAAGGTATTTTCAGAAGCTTTTTAAAAACGACAACAGATTTATTATACAGAGCGAGACCGGTGAAAGTTCATGGTTTTGTTTCACAATGATAGTAAATCCAAAAAGCGATATATCGCGGGAAAAAGTGCTTGAAAAATTAAAAAAGGCAAATATAGAACATAGAATTATAACCGGCGGATGCATGTTGAGACATGATGTAGTAAAATATTTCGATTACACTTATACAAAATCAGAAAATGCGGATATTGCACATTACAACGGGTTTTTTGTGGGTAATTATCCTTTTGACATAAAAGACAAAATAGAATATTTATACAAAACCCTTAAAAATATTTAA
- a CDS encoding type 1 glutamine amidotransferase, translating into MKKAVIITGPNFQDEEFIYPFYRLQEAGFYVDVAVKNKELIKGKYGLPVKPTIDVKDLRESDYDLVVLPGGHEAPDRVRQIKEVLDFVKSMYEKGKIVSTICHGPWILISAGIVKGKKISGYIGIKDDIINAGAIYVDAPVVVDGNIISSPHYKYNGDWMRETLKKFNL; encoded by the coding sequence ATGAAAAAAGCAGTAATAATTACAGGACCGAATTTTCAAGATGAAGAATTTATTTATCCTTTTTATCGTCTTCAAGAAGCTGGATTTTATGTTGATGTTGCAGTAAAAAACAAGGAACTCATAAAAGGAAAATACGGGTTACCGGTTAAACCGACTATTGATGTAAAGGACCTTAGAGAATCCGATTATGATTTAGTGGTCTTACCAGGTGGTCACGAAGCGCCTGATAGGGTTAGGCAGATTAAAGAGGTTTTAGATTTTGTAAAATCAATGTATGAAAAAGGAAAGATAGTTTCTACTATTTGTCACGGTCCCTGGATTCTTATTTCGGCAGGCATAGTTAAAGGGAAAAAAATATCCGGGTATATAGGGATAAAAGACGATATAATCAATGCCGGTGCAATATATGTGGATGCTCCTGTAGTAGTTGACGGAAATATAATATCATCACCGCATTATAAATATAACGGCGATTGGATGAGAGAGACTCTTAAAAAATTCAATCTTTAA
- a CDS encoding transketolase C-terminal domain-containing protein, which yields MGQKTVAETIKEIIRKHLVDNNGLLLGESISAVGWVNNTVPDCKGIVELPMTDVAGAGIAVGAALVGRRPIFVIRFQDFLILNGSPLIFFAAKTKELHGKSAPVFVRAIAAEGFGPVHSGVLHSIFMHFPGFRVWAPMTPKEYKEVWKDFMSHDDPVICSEHRVSFSNTKELKDEFNKNADITLYAISSTRFEVKKAAEMLKKVDINCNIVHIFQLKPFYITKRLIQPLNQTKLGLVIDSGHEIAGASQSIAYQLNQLTGCRVKALGLYDRTKYLCGPDINPAPDAKRIYETVVEMFHNK from the coding sequence ATGGGACAAAAAACTGTTGCAGAAACTATTAAAGAAATAATAAGAAAGCATTTAGTCGACAACAACGGGCTTCTCTTGGGAGAATCAATAAGTGCAGTAGGGTGGGTTAACAATACTGTTCCTGACTGTAAGGGGATAGTGGAACTACCAATGACAGATGTAGCGGGAGCAGGAATAGCAGTTGGAGCCGCACTGGTAGGAAGACGCCCGATTTTTGTCATAAGATTTCAGGATTTTCTTATATTAAACGGAAGTCCTCTGATTTTTTTTGCGGCGAAAACAAAAGAATTGCATGGTAAAAGTGCACCTGTTTTTGTCAGAGCCATCGCAGCAGAAGGATTCGGACCTGTTCATTCAGGTGTTTTGCATAGCATTTTTATGCATTTTCCAGGATTTCGTGTATGGGCACCCATGACACCCAAAGAGTATAAAGAAGTTTGGAAAGATTTTATGAGTCATGATGACCCTGTAATTTGCAGCGAACATCGTGTAAGTTTTTCAAATACTAAAGAGCTAAAAGACGAATTTAATAAAAATGCGGATATAACATTGTATGCAATTTCATCCACTAGATTTGAGGTTAAAAAGGCGGCTGAAATGCTTAAAAAGGTTGATATTAATTGTAATATAGTTCATATATTCCAGTTAAAACCCTTTTATATTACTAAACGTTTAATACAACCATTGAATCAAACAAAACTTGGATTGGTTATAGATTCCGGGCACGAGATAGCAGGGGCATCGCAATCAATTGCATACCAATTGAACCAGTTGACCGGATGTAGAGTTAAGGCACTTGGTTTATATGACCGTACTAAATATCTTTGTGGACCGGATATAAATCCGGCACCTGATGCAAAAAGAATTTATGAAACGGTAGTAGAAATGTTTCATAACAAATAA
- a CDS encoding NAD(P)-dependent oxidoreductase, producing MKSTYLNNKLVFLAGATGSVGAAIMQYLIDNYPNTRIKASYRQTMPFIKHTRVEYIKGDLRLKEDCRRMVKGCDCAIMAASNSAGSKLMTSQPWVYINDNVIMNTQMLETFYFENVKRVVYIGTATIYQEFEGYIKEKELDMNKDPHSAYFGVAWISRFVEKLCQFWHEKTGMEIINVRASNIFGPYASFDLSRSYFIPAIIRKAVDKMDPFEVWGSSNVTRDVLYSEDFARAIVMILNNDKIKYDTFNIGSGNKTTVGEVVKWSLKYAEHKPSKIKYDLNKPTTIKFRALDISKAKKNIGWEPLYTTENGIGKTVKWWLENKKKWKK from the coding sequence ATGAAATCAACATATTTAAATAACAAGTTAGTTTTTTTAGCAGGAGCTACCGGTTCTGTTGGCGCTGCTATTATGCAGTACCTTATTGATAATTATCCTAATACAAGAATTAAGGCATCCTATAGACAAACAATGCCTTTTATTAAACACACGCGAGTTGAATATATAAAAGGTGATTTGAGGTTAAAAGAAGATTGCAGAAGAATGGTAAAAGGATGTGATTGTGCAATTATGGCAGCATCAAATTCAGCGGGTTCTAAACTGATGACTTCTCAGCCATGGGTGTATATAAATGACAATGTAATAATGAACACTCAAATGCTTGAGACGTTTTATTTTGAAAATGTTAAGCGTGTAGTATATATAGGCACAGCAACCATATATCAGGAGTTTGAAGGATATATTAAAGAAAAAGAATTAGATATGAACAAAGATCCACACTCTGCTTATTTTGGTGTAGCCTGGATATCCAGATTTGTAGAAAAACTTTGCCAATTTTGGCATGAAAAAACAGGAATGGAAATTATTAATGTCCGGGCATCTAATATTTTTGGACCTTATGCAAGTTTTGATTTATCAAGATCATATTTTATCCCGGCAATCATTCGAAAAGCAGTTGATAAGATGGACCCTTTTGAAGTCTGGGGTAGTTCTAATGTTACAAGGGATGTTCTTTACTCCGAAGATTTTGCGAGAGCAATTGTTATGATCCTGAACAATGATAAAATAAAATATGATACCTTTAATATCGGTTCAGGAAATAAAACTACTGTCGGTGAAGTTGTTAAATGGTCTCTGAAATATGCCGAACACAAACCTTCTAAAATCAAATATGATCTTAATAAACCGACTACAATTAAATTCAGGGCACTTGATATCTCAAAAGCGAAAAAAAATATTGGATGGGAACCATTATACACTACCGAAAATGGTATTGGAAAAACTGTTAAGTGGTGGCTTGAGAACAAAAAAAAGTGGAAAAAATGA
- a CDS encoding GDP-mannose 4,6-dehydratase — METLKKRTIKKALITGISGSGGSYLADYIVENHPEVELHGISRWHSTTSNKNLNNSINKIILHECDLTDFSSTFLVLQIVKPDAIFHIASYANVRTSFITPLSVLNNNIIGTANLFEAIRVAKIDPVVQLCSTSEVYGQVDPKNIPIKEDCPLNPSSPYAVSKVTQDLLGYTYFKNWNMKVIRTRMFAYLNPRRADLFGTAFAMQIAKIEAGLQKELLHGNLDSIRTIIDVRDAMESYWIATTKCKFGEVYNIGGSTVIKVGEFLEILEKLARCKIISRPDPKLFRPSDVTLQIPDVSKFTKQTGWHPKYNFKESVKHLLDYCRKEVEKEKCNREY; from the coding sequence ATGGAAACGCTTAAAAAAAGGACAATCAAAAAAGCACTTATTACGGGAATATCAGGTTCCGGCGGAAGTTATCTTGCTGATTATATCGTAGAAAACCATCCGGAAGTTGAGCTGCATGGTATTTCAAGATGGCATAGTACAACCTCAAATAAAAATTTAAATAATTCAATAAATAAAATTATTTTACATGAGTGTGACCTCACGGACTTTAGTTCTACTTTTTTGGTTCTACAAATTGTTAAACCGGATGCTATCTTTCATATTGCTTCATATGCTAATGTTAGAACTTCATTTATTACACCGCTTTCAGTTTTGAATAATAATATCATAGGGACAGCTAATCTTTTTGAAGCAATCAGAGTAGCCAAAATAGATCCGGTAGTTCAATTGTGCAGTACATCCGAAGTATATGGTCAGGTAGATCCTAAAAATATTCCGATTAAAGAAGATTGTCCTTTAAATCCATCAAGTCCGTATGCTGTTTCAAAGGTAACCCAGGATTTATTAGGATATACATATTTTAAAAATTGGAATATGAAAGTTATAAGGACAAGAATGTTCGCATATCTTAATCCAAGAAGAGCTGATCTTTTTGGAACGGCGTTTGCTATGCAGATAGCAAAGATAGAAGCAGGATTACAAAAGGAATTATTACATGGTAATCTTGATTCTATAAGAACTATTATTGATGTCAGGGATGCTATGGAATCATATTGGATTGCTACGACAAAATGTAAATTTGGAGAAGTATATAATATTGGCGGTTCAACGGTAATAAAAGTGGGTGAGTTTTTGGAAATACTCGAAAAACTGGCAAGATGTAAAATAATTTCAAGACCAGACCCAAAATTGTTTCGTCCATCAGACGTAACATTACAGATACCCGATGTATCAAAATTTACTAAACAAACTGGATGGCATCCAAAATATAATTTTAAGGAAAGTGTTAAACATTTGCTTGATTATTGCAGGAAAGAAGTTGAAAAAGAGAAATGTAATCGTGAGTATTAA
- a CDS encoding thiamine pyrophosphate-dependent enzyme, giving the protein MRSSTFGIIPGISKKIKTDITLEMFRRICIVRYFELNAIESVKTGFIEKFIYLSSGEETIPAAMSLVIPKFSIFSQHRCHAAYLSFGGDPVKLRDELLGLSTGTSGGRAGSNCIQCHENNITMFGHHGLIGENVPLGVGAALGSGKPVVCFFGDGAAEEDYVFASMGFAATHKLPVLFVCEDNNLSILTTLSVRRSWSMTNVAKAFGMPGIDVTDDPWTIYKKTQELKNNLPAFINIYTCRAYWHNSIGTDGPPEWDRFHIVKNELKKIGLLKKAEYVENTVKMSMEKLWDKKLLQKLLKK; this is encoded by the coding sequence ATGAGATCATCTACTTTCGGTATAATCCCTGGTATATCAAAAAAAATAAAAACTGACATTACACTTGAAATGTTTCGTCGGATATGCATAGTTAGATATTTTGAATTAAATGCAATTGAATCGGTAAAAACGGGATTTATTGAAAAATTCATATATCTGTCTTCGGGAGAAGAAACAATACCTGCGGCGATGTCATTAGTTATACCGAAATTCAGCATTTTTTCACAGCATAGATGTCATGCTGCATATTTGTCGTTCGGGGGTGATCCTGTAAAATTGCGTGATGAGTTATTAGGATTATCTACCGGAACAAGCGGTGGAAGGGCTGGTTCAAATTGTATTCAGTGCCATGAAAATAATATTACAATGTTTGGACATCATGGGTTAATTGGTGAAAATGTTCCATTAGGTGTAGGAGCGGCATTGGGAAGCGGTAAACCGGTTGTGTGTTTTTTCGGGGATGGGGCAGCGGAAGAGGATTATGTATTTGCTTCAATGGGATTTGCAGCAACACACAAATTACCAGTATTATTTGTTTGTGAAGATAATAATTTATCAATTCTTACAACTCTCAGTGTGCGTAGGTCTTGGAGTATGACTAATGTGGCAAAAGCGTTTGGAATGCCTGGAATTGATGTTACAGATGACCCTTGGACAATATATAAAAAGACACAAGAATTAAAAAATAATCTTCCGGCTTTTATAAATATTTATACTTGCAGAGCATATTGGCATAATAGTATAGGAACGGATGGTCCTCCTGAATGGGACAGGTTCCATATTGTCAAAAATGAATTAAAAAAAATAGGGCTTTTAAAAAAGGCAGAATATGTTGAAAATACGGTTAAAATGTCAATGGAAAAATTATGGGACAAAAAACTGTTGCAGAAACTATTAAAGAAATAA
- a CDS encoding NAD-dependent epimerase/dehydratase — MKYKILVTGGAGYIGSVLVPKLLALGNKVTVVDNFMYSQNSLADVCFDDNFTVIRGDVRDESLIKSVLKDIDIVIPLAALVGASLCNSDKIGAKTINTDAIKIIVNNTSKNQKIIIPTTNSGYGIGQKDKFCTEETSLNPISFYGITKMEAEKIVLERGNSISFRLATVFGMSPRMRLDLMVNDFVYRAVNDRFIVLFEGHFKRNFIYIRDVVRAFVHAIENFEKMKNEPYNIGLSDANLSKFELCAVIKKYLPDFVYLEAPVGEDTDKRDYIVSNEKIEKTGFKPEFTLDMGIKELIKGYKIIKNSKYGNA; from the coding sequence ATGAAATATAAAATTTTGGTTACTGGCGGAGCGGGTTACATCGGATCTGTTTTAGTTCCAAAACTATTGGCACTGGGCAATAAAGTAACAGTTGTTGATAACTTTATGTACAGTCAGAATTCGCTTGCAGATGTTTGTTTCGATGATAATTTTACAGTTATACGCGGTGATGTCAGGGATGAATCACTAATTAAGTCGGTTTTGAAAGACATAGATATCGTTATACCACTGGCAGCGCTTGTAGGTGCTTCGTTATGCAACAGTGATAAAATTGGTGCCAAGACTATAAATACAGATGCTATAAAAATAATAGTAAACAACACAAGTAAAAACCAAAAAATAATAATTCCTACAACAAACAGTGGATATGGAATAGGACAAAAAGATAAATTTTGTACGGAAGAGACATCCCTGAATCCTATATCGTTCTATGGAATAACAAAAATGGAAGCGGAAAAAATTGTTTTAGAAAGGGGAAATTCAATAAGTTTTCGTCTTGCGACCGTTTTTGGAATGTCGCCAAGAATGCGTCTTGATTTAATGGTAAATGATTTTGTCTATCGTGCTGTTAATGATAGGTTTATTGTTTTGTTTGAGGGGCATTTTAAGAGAAATTTTATATATATAAGGGATGTTGTGCGGGCATTCGTACATGCAATTGAGAATTTCGAGAAAATGAAAAATGAACCGTATAATATCGGGTTATCTGATGCAAATCTTTCTAAATTTGAACTTTGTGCAGTTATAAAAAAATATTTACCGGATTTTGTATATTTAGAAGCACCTGTTGGTGAAGATACTGATAAAAGAGATTATATTGTATCAAATGAAAAAATAGAAAAAACAGGTTTCAAACCTGAATTTACTCTTGATATGGGCATAAAAGAACTAATCAAGGGATATAAGATAATAAAAAACTCGAAATATGGAAACGCTTAA